A single region of the Anaerococcus urinomassiliensis genome encodes:
- the istA gene encoding IS21 family transposase produces MYYQLELKDSKYFEIKNLNDLNKLKVFEEVLNIKVIFSEIAKDLGVDRRTVKKYYDGYNKPNTKEKASKIDPFIPLIRELLCDSSIQKFHYKTNLYQYLVDNYGLDVASSTFRHFIKNHEEFNQYFVKSNKISSSVRCMRYETAPGEQAQIDWKEDFTFLTTDIGYVSLNIFVFILGYSRYSIYYASLDKRQSTIFSFLSNAFEKLGGVPSVIVTDNLKTVMDKARSEYHKGEINSKFYEFAKDYGFKVQPCIVKRPRTKGKVESQMKILDELDAYQGKLSYKELIDKVGKINLRKNMSIHQGTSKTPISLLEKDKGSLKALPSKEIRSRYQNHQSIVKVNESSMISYKSNQYSLPTEYIGKTVTLQVEDNYLYLYDTTQLIVKHKITNKKLNYLKEHYQEITKKTMPYKDEVDIKKFSKENLKKIGALFDN; encoded by the coding sequence ATGTATTACCAATTAGAACTAAAAGATTCAAAATATTTTGAAATAAAGAATCTAAATGACTTAAATAAATTAAAAGTTTTTGAGGAGGTGTTAAATATTAAAGTCATTTTTTCAGAAATAGCAAAAGATTTAGGTGTTGATAGAAGAACTGTAAAGAAATACTATGATGGATACAATAAACCTAATACTAAGGAGAAGGCGAGTAAGATAGATCCTTTTATCCCCTTAATTAGGGAGCTTTTATGTGATTCTAGTATACAGAAGTTTCACTACAAAACTAACTTGTATCAATACTTAGTTGATAATTATGGTTTAGATGTTGCATCATCCACATTTAGACATTTCATAAAAAATCATGAGGAGTTTAATCAATATTTCGTTAAGTCTAATAAAATTAGTTCTAGTGTCAGGTGTATGAGATATGAAACTGCCCCAGGAGAGCAAGCACAGATAGACTGGAAAGAAGATTTTACCTTTTTAACTACAGATATAGGTTATGTTAGCTTAAATATCTTTGTCTTTATCCTAGGATACTCTAGATACTCTATCTACTATGCAAGCTTAGATAAAAGACAATCAACCATATTTTCCTTTCTAAGTAATGCTTTTGAAAAATTAGGAGGAGTGCCCAGTGTAATAGTTACAGACAATCTAAAGACTGTTATGGATAAAGCAAGAAGTGAATATCACAAAGGTGAAATTAATTCTAAGTTTTATGAATTTGCTAAAGATTATGGATTTAAGGTTCAACCTTGCATAGTTAAAAGACCACGAACAAAAGGTAAAGTTGAAAGCCAAATGAAAATATTAGATGAGTTAGATGCTTATCAAGGAAAGCTATCATACAAAGAACTGATAGATAAGGTTGGAAAGATAAATTTAAGAAAGAATATGAGTATCCACCAAGGAACATCTAAAACTCCGATATCCTTGTTAGAAAAAGATAAAGGCTCCTTAAAAGCTCTTCCATCTAAAGAGATTAGGAGCCGATATCAAAACCATCAAAGCATTGTCAAAGTTAACGAATCTTCGATGATATCATACAAATCTAACCAATATTCTCTACCAACTGAATACATCGGAAAGACCGTAACACTACAAGTAGAAGACAACTACTTGTACCTGTATGATACCACACAATTAATAGTTAAGCATAAAATTACCAATAAAAAGCTAAACTATCTTAAAGAACATTATCAAGAAATAACTAAAAAGACAATGCCCTACAAAGATGAAGTAGACATAAAAAAATTCTCAAAAGAAAACTTAAAAAAGATAGGAGCCTTGTTTGACAATTAA
- the istB gene encoding IS21-like element helper ATPase IstB, giving the protein MTIKETSNYLRLKENLEYLKLKQFILHIDDQIADRNTSLIESLLKLTDYEVDTKRINAANQMVKTAAFPSLKDISTFDFSFQPSINERQIKDLCQLGFLENNENIVFLGSSGVGKTHLSISIGIEAARQRYSTYFIKCANLLENLKKAQDENRLEARLKHYASYKLLIIDELGYLPISQGDERLLFQLIDRRYEKKSTIVSTNINFSDWESIFYDTRIANAILDRILHHCTVIQIVGDSYRLKDIVNKE; this is encoded by the coding sequence TTGACAATTAAAGAAACCAGCAATTACCTAAGATTAAAAGAAAATTTAGAATACTTAAAATTAAAACAATTCATCTTACACATAGATGATCAAATAGCTGATAGGAATACCTCTTTAATAGAATCCTTGTTAAAATTAACGGATTATGAAGTAGATACAAAAAGAATAAACGCAGCCAATCAGATGGTAAAAACAGCAGCATTTCCTTCTTTAAAAGACATATCAACTTTTGATTTCTCCTTTCAACCTAGCATTAATGAAAGACAAATTAAAGATTTATGTCAATTAGGGTTTCTAGAAAACAATGAAAATATAGTATTTCTAGGATCGAGTGGAGTAGGCAAAACTCATTTATCAATATCAATAGGTATAGAAGCGGCAAGACAAAGATATTCAACATATTTTATCAAATGTGCAAATCTACTAGAAAATCTAAAGAAAGCTCAAGATGAAAATAGGTTAGAAGCAAGACTAAAGCATTACGCCTCTTACAAGCTTTTGATAATAGATGAATTAGGCTATCTGCCTATTAGTCAAGGAGATGAACGACTCCTATTTCAACTAATAGACAGAAGATATGAGAAGAAATCAACAATAGTTTCAACTAATATTAATTTTTCAGATTGGGAAAGTATATTTTATGATACAAGAATAGCTAACGCTATACTTGATAGAATTCTTCATCATTGCACTGTTATTCAGATTGTAGGTGATTCTTATAGGCTAAAGGATATTGTTAACAAGGAGTAA